The following are encoded in a window of Pseudomonas graminis genomic DNA:
- a CDS encoding exonuclease SbcCD subunit D C-terminal domain-containing protein: MRLFHTSDWHLGQNLHGQERDFEHASFLTWLLARLAERNPDVLLIAGDIFDTVNPPVKSQERLYDFIVSAHEQNPQLTIVMIAGNHDSGSRIELPAPLMRRLRTHALGRVLWLDDGVLDVDRLLLPLTNAKGKIVGWCLALPFLRPAEVTGAALGDNYLRGIGQVHEMLIAAANQRRKKGQALIAISHAHMAGGSVSEDSERSLIIGNAEALPASLFGDSITYVALGHLHKPQRINGEDRIRYSGSPIPLSFSEIGYQHQILEIECDGDKLVSVKPLLIPRAVNLQRVGPAPLAELLLQLRDLPDIDLLADVDRQPWLEVRVRLDEPQPDLRNQIEAALEGKAVRLVRIAAEYAGKGSREDANQDLIELDQLSPQELFSRAWQDSYGSEVDEQTLQDFATLLQDVQLESEQP; the protein is encoded by the coding sequence ATGCGTCTGTTCCACACCTCCGACTGGCACCTCGGCCAGAACCTTCATGGTCAGGAGCGAGATTTCGAACATGCCAGCTTTCTGACCTGGCTCCTGGCCCGTCTGGCCGAGCGCAATCCGGATGTCCTGCTGATTGCCGGCGACATCTTTGACACGGTCAATCCGCCGGTCAAATCACAGGAGCGCCTGTACGACTTCATCGTCAGCGCCCACGAACAGAATCCGCAGCTGACCATCGTCATGATCGCCGGCAACCACGACTCCGGCTCGCGCATCGAACTGCCCGCGCCGCTGATGCGACGCCTGCGCACCCACGCTCTGGGCCGGGTGCTGTGGCTCGACGATGGCGTGCTCGATGTCGATCGCCTGTTGCTGCCGCTGACCAACGCCAAGGGCAAAATCGTCGGCTGGTGCCTGGCGCTGCCCTTCCTGCGGCCGGCTGAAGTGACCGGCGCGGCGTTGGGCGACAACTATTTGCGTGGCATCGGTCAGGTCCATGAAATGCTCATCGCCGCCGCGAACCAGCGGCGCAAGAAAGGCCAGGCGCTGATTGCCATCAGCCACGCGCACATGGCCGGCGGCTCGGTGTCGGAAGACTCCGAACGCAGCCTGATCATCGGCAACGCCGAGGCCCTGCCCGCCAGCCTGTTCGGCGACAGCATCACCTACGTCGCGCTGGGTCATCTGCACAAGCCACAGCGGATTAACGGCGAAGACCGCATTCGCTACAGCGGCTCGCCCATTCCCCTGTCGTTTTCGGAAATCGGCTACCAGCATCAGATCCTCGAAATCGAGTGCGACGGTGACAAGCTGGTCAGCGTGAAACCGCTGTTAATACCCCGCGCCGTCAATCTGCAAAGGGTCGGCCCGGCGCCACTGGCCGAGCTGTTGCTGCAACTGCGGGATCTGCCGGACATCGACCTGCTCGCCGACGTCGACCGCCAGCCGTGGCTCGAAGTCCGCGTGCGCCTGGACGAACCGCAGCCCGACCTGCGCAACCAGATCGAGGCCGCGCTGGAAGGCAAGGCCGTTCGGCTGGTGCGGATCGCCGCCGAATACGCCGGCAAGGGCAGCCGCGAAGACGCCAACCAGGACCTGATCGAACTGGACCAGTTGAGCCCGCAGGAACTGTTCAGCCGCGCCTGGCAGGACAGCTACGGCAGCGAGGTCGACGAACAGACGCTGCAGGATTTCGCGACCCTGCTTCAGGACGTTCAGCTGGAGAGCGAGCAGCCATGA
- a CDS encoding BatD family protein: MSRLHRLLIAGMWCLFALVAQADSAGSTLQSSVDRTRVNTGETVELTLETDDATVFGRPDMSALDADFEVRDTRQLNSLTTLEGNVHATTRWLITLMPRHSGSIEIPSLKLGEMTSQPIVLQVVDVGPAAQGQEQKLAPVFMEASLDQDSVYVQAQVLLTVRIYHSVSLFDDSSLTPLQVPDARIEKLGDTRTYEKQINGIRHGVIEMRYALYPQHSGALTIPAQAFSATLVQDTTDAAAAAAMAPGAMASGPKPGRLMHVTSLPLTLDVKPQPAHYPADTPWLPARSVSLSENWSPEPAHSQVGDSLTRTLQLKAEGLSSAQLPPLPATDVSALRRYPDQPQLSNQAGERGLTGVREEREALVPNRPGAIEIPAVDLVWWNTQEDHLEHSALPARTLQVSLNPAFAVDTPVSDNGNVTVIGPPVWPWQLSTVLLSFTTLLGFGLWWRGRWQPALARVAQTGPSPRTVLDDLKRACLANDPHATRQALDAWARQQPETLADMAARFVPLSHALDGLNGALYSETEKLWLGEDLWRAVKALPAIENPQDPNGGDSLPPLYPK, translated from the coding sequence ATGAGTCGTCTGCACAGGTTGCTGATCGCAGGAATGTGGTGCCTGTTTGCCCTGGTGGCGCAGGCCGACAGTGCAGGCTCCACGCTGCAATCCAGCGTCGATCGCACGCGCGTCAACACTGGCGAAACCGTCGAACTGACCCTTGAGACCGACGACGCGACCGTCTTCGGCCGTCCGGACATGAGTGCGCTGGACGCCGACTTCGAGGTCCGCGACACCCGCCAGCTCAACAGCCTGACCACGCTGGAAGGCAACGTGCACGCGACGACCCGCTGGCTGATCACGCTGATGCCGCGCCACAGCGGTTCGATCGAAATCCCGTCCTTGAAACTGGGCGAAATGACCAGCCAGCCGATCGTGCTGCAAGTGGTCGATGTCGGCCCTGCCGCCCAGGGTCAGGAGCAGAAGCTCGCCCCGGTGTTCATGGAGGCGAGCCTTGATCAGGACAGTGTGTATGTTCAGGCGCAGGTCTTGCTCACCGTGCGCATTTACCATTCGGTGTCGCTGTTCGACGACAGCAGCCTGACACCGCTGCAAGTGCCCGACGCGCGCATCGAAAAGCTTGGTGACACGCGCACGTACGAGAAGCAGATCAATGGCATTCGCCACGGCGTGATCGAAATGCGCTATGCGCTTTACCCGCAGCACAGCGGCGCGCTGACCATCCCCGCCCAGGCGTTCAGCGCCACGCTGGTTCAGGACACCACCGACGCCGCTGCGGCCGCCGCCATGGCGCCCGGCGCGATGGCCAGCGGGCCGAAACCCGGCCGACTGATGCACGTGACGTCGCTGCCCCTGACCCTCGACGTCAAGCCGCAACCGGCGCACTACCCCGCCGATACGCCATGGCTGCCGGCGCGCAGCGTCAGCCTCAGTGAAAACTGGAGCCCGGAACCTGCCCACAGCCAGGTCGGCGATTCCCTCACCCGCACCCTGCAATTGAAGGCCGAAGGGCTGTCCAGCGCGCAGTTGCCGCCGCTGCCCGCCACCGACGTCAGCGCGTTGCGGCGCTACCCGGACCAGCCGCAACTGAGCAATCAGGCCGGTGAGCGCGGCTTGACCGGCGTGCGTGAGGAACGCGAGGCGCTGGTGCCCAATCGTCCCGGCGCCATCGAGATTCCCGCTGTCGATCTGGTCTGGTGGAACACCCAGGAAGATCACCTGGAGCACAGCGCCCTGCCCGCCCGCACCTTGCAGGTCAGCCTCAATCCGGCGTTCGCCGTGGACACGCCCGTGAGCGACAACGGTAATGTGACGGTGATTGGCCCGCCGGTGTGGCCGTGGCAGTTGAGCACGGTGCTGTTGAGTTTCACCACGCTGCTGGGCTTCGGCCTGTGGTGGCGCGGGCGCTGGCAACCGGCGCTGGCCCGGGTCGCGCAAACGGGGCCGAGTCCGCGTACAGTGCTCGACGACCTGAAACGCGCGTGCCTGGCCAACGACCCCCACGCCACCCGCCAGGCGCTGGACGCCTGGGCCCGTCAACAACCGGAAACTCTGGCCGACATGGCCGCGCGCTTCGTGCCGCTGTCCCATGCGCTGGACGGATTGAATGGCGCGCTGTACAGCGAGACCGAAAAACTGTGGCTGGGCGAAGACCTCTGGCGCGCCGTCAAAGCGCTGCCCGCCATCGAGAACCCCCAGGACCCGAACGGAGGCGACAGCCTGCCGCCGCTGTATCCAAAATGA
- a CDS encoding vWA domain-containing protein, whose amino-acid sequence MFEFAWPWLFALLPLPWVMRFVLPAADSGEAALKISFLPELEGLAGRRARNRLPGWRRQLPFITVWLLLLVAAARPQWLGEPLPVAASGRDLLVAVDVSGSMDYPDMVWKNDEVSRLTLVKTLLGDFLEHRQGDRIGLILFGSQAYLQAPLTFDRKTVRVWLDEARIGIAGKNTAIGDAIGLALKRLRQRPAESRVLILVTDGANNAGQIDPRTAARLAASEGVKIYPIGIGADPDKGATSILGLNPSLDLDEPALREIAAVSGGQYFRARNGAELAGIGKALDRLEPVAQQPTQARPARALYHVPLTMALLLSLLLVVQERWPNNAVYRFFARRPTIVWRTQWRQHLKRLTRRP is encoded by the coding sequence ATGTTTGAATTCGCTTGGCCGTGGCTTTTCGCCCTGCTCCCGCTGCCGTGGGTGATGCGCTTCGTGCTACCCGCCGCAGACAGCGGCGAAGCGGCGTTGAAAATCAGCTTTCTCCCCGAGCTCGAAGGCCTCGCTGGTCGCCGCGCCCGAAACCGTTTGCCGGGCTGGCGGCGTCAGTTGCCGTTCATTACCGTCTGGCTCCTGCTGCTGGTCGCAGCCGCCCGACCGCAATGGCTCGGCGAGCCGTTACCGGTTGCCGCCAGCGGGCGCGATCTGCTGGTGGCGGTGGACGTGTCGGGCTCGATGGATTACCCGGACATGGTCTGGAAAAACGACGAGGTCAGCCGGCTGACCTTGGTGAAAACCCTGCTAGGGGACTTTCTTGAGCACCGTCAGGGCGATCGCATCGGCCTGATTCTGTTCGGCAGCCAAGCGTACCTGCAGGCGCCGCTGACCTTCGACCGCAAGACCGTGCGCGTCTGGCTGGACGAAGCGCGCATCGGCATCGCCGGCAAGAACACCGCCATCGGCGACGCGATCGGCCTGGCTTTGAAGCGTCTGCGCCAGCGTCCGGCCGAGAGCCGTGTGCTGATTCTGGTCACCGACGGCGCCAACAATGCGGGCCAGATCGACCCAAGAACCGCCGCGCGCCTGGCCGCCAGCGAAGGCGTGAAAATCTACCCGATCGGCATCGGCGCCGACCCTGACAAAGGCGCCACCAGCATTCTCGGCCTCAACCCCAGCCTGGATCTGGACGAGCCTGCGCTGCGGGAAATCGCCGCGGTCAGCGGTGGGCAGTATTTCCGCGCGCGCAACGGCGCCGAACTCGCCGGCATCGGCAAGGCGCTGGACCGGCTGGAGCCTGTCGCGCAACAACCCACCCAGGCACGTCCGGCGCGGGCGCTTTATCACGTACCGCTGACGATGGCGCTGTTGTTGAGCCTGCTGCTGGTGGTTCAGGAGCGCTGGCCGAACAACGCGGTTTATCGCTTCTTCGCGCGCCGGCCGACGATTGTGTGGCGTACGCAGTGGCGTCAGCACTTGAAGCGCCTGACGAGGCGCCCATGA
- a CDS encoding DUF4381 domain-containing protein has product MSALDQLQPLILPEPVGFWPPAPGWWLLLILLPALGYGVWRARALLPKKASSETVEPLDPLRQAALVELAQMPKPYDGAPAGAWLQQINGLLKRLCRNHYPYSQSHTLNGRKWLAFLDNRCPAAGLTRWMILVEGAYKPECKLDDKAINGLTQSVETWIRKHV; this is encoded by the coding sequence ATGAGTGCGCTGGACCAGTTGCAACCGCTGATTCTCCCCGAGCCGGTCGGTTTCTGGCCGCCCGCGCCGGGTTGGTGGCTGTTGCTGATTCTGCTGCCGGCGCTGGGCTACGGCGTGTGGCGCGCGCGCGCGCTGCTGCCGAAAAAGGCCAGCAGCGAAACCGTCGAGCCATTGGACCCTTTGCGCCAGGCCGCGCTGGTCGAACTCGCGCAGATGCCCAAACCCTACGACGGCGCCCCGGCCGGTGCCTGGCTGCAACAGATCAATGGCCTGCTCAAGCGCCTGTGCCGCAATCACTACCCCTACAGCCAGAGCCACACCCTCAACGGCCGCAAATGGCTGGCGTTTCTCGACAACCGCTGCCCGGCCGCCGGCCTGACGCGCTGGATGATCCTCGTAGAGGGCGCCTACAAACCGGAATGCAAGCTCGACGACAAGGCCATCAACGGCCTGACCCAGTCGGTCGAGACCTGGATTCGCAAGCATGTTTGA
- a CDS encoding DUF58 domain-containing protein has protein sequence MQPYLISQPGIRISLADLIEMRHRVREVQLFSTPSQRSPLIGLHHSKLRGRGVDFDQVRVYQAGDDVRTIDWRVTARTQEPHTKLFHEERERPIFIMVEQSRRLFFGSGLMFKSVLAAQAAALVGWAALGHNDRVGGLVFGDNEHYEIKPRRSKQSLLQLLNRLVRVNQSLHTEAAADRDTFGVALRRAREVMRPGSLAIILCDERALSDSAEQQLTLLSRHCDLLLLPLSDPLDHALPAAGLLRFADRGAHLELDTLNADLRQSYRAQGEARQARWELLAQKLRVLMMPLSTQREMVEQLREYLNGQRPVKQP, from the coding sequence ATGCAACCCTATCTGATCTCCCAACCGGGCATCCGCATCAGCCTCGCCGACCTGATTGAGATGCGTCATCGCGTGCGGGAAGTGCAGCTGTTTTCAACGCCCAGCCAGCGCAGCCCGTTGATCGGTCTGCACCACTCCAAGCTGCGGGGGCGCGGGGTCGACTTCGATCAGGTCAGGGTGTATCAGGCCGGGGACGACGTCAGGACCATCGACTGGCGCGTCACCGCCCGCACGCAAGAGCCCCACACCAAACTGTTTCACGAAGAACGCGAGCGACCGATTTTCATCATGGTCGAGCAAAGCCGCCGTCTGTTTTTCGGGTCCGGGCTGATGTTCAAGTCAGTCCTCGCTGCCCAAGCCGCCGCATTGGTGGGATGGGCAGCGCTGGGCCACAACGACCGGGTCGGCGGGCTGGTGTTTGGTGACAACGAGCATTACGAAATCAAACCGCGACGCAGCAAACAAAGCCTGCTGCAATTGCTGAACCGGCTGGTGCGGGTCAATCAGTCGCTGCACACCGAGGCCGCTGCCGACCGCGACACGTTCGGCGTGGCGCTGCGCCGCGCGCGGGAAGTGATGCGTCCTGGCAGTCTGGCGATCATCCTGTGCGATGAGCGCGCGCTGTCCGATTCGGCTGAACAACAACTGACATTGCTGTCACGGCATTGCGATCTGTTGCTGCTGCCGCTGTCCGATCCGCTGGATCACGCCTTGCCCGCTGCCGGCCTGCTGCGCTTCGCTGATCGCGGCGCGCACCTGGAACTCGACACGCTGAACGCCGACTTGCGCCAGAGCTACCGCGCCCAGGGCGAGGCGCGTCAGGCACGTTGGGAACTGCTGGCGCAAAAGCTGCGCGTGCTGATGATGCCGCTGAGCACCCAGCGGGAAATGGTCGAGCAACTGCGCGAATACCTCAACGGCCAGCGTCCGGTGAAACAGCCATGA
- a CDS encoding AAA family ATPase: MEHREALIALRTFLSTQILGQEKLVERLLIALLADGHMLVEGAPGLAKTKAIKELAEGIEAQFHRIQFTPDLLPADITGTEIYRPETGSFVFQQGPIFHNLVLADEINRAPAKVQSALLEAMAERQVSVGRSTYDLSPLFLVMATQNPIEQEGTYPLPEAQLDRFLMHVKIGFPDATVERKILQQARGEALNGETKPERRVSQQAIFAARKEILGLYMADAVEEYLVQLVMATRTPAKFDAELAEWIGYGASPRGSISLDRCARAHAWLAGRDFVSPEDIQAMVFDVLRHRIILSFEAEAAGIDQDRVIQRILDVVAVA; the protein is encoded by the coding sequence ATGGAACATCGTGAAGCGTTGATCGCGCTGCGGACCTTTCTCTCCACCCAGATTCTCGGGCAGGAGAAACTGGTTGAGCGCTTGCTGATCGCGCTGCTGGCCGACGGCCACATGCTGGTCGAAGGTGCCCCGGGCCTGGCCAAGACCAAGGCGATCAAAGAGCTGGCCGAAGGCATCGAAGCGCAATTCCATCGCATCCAGTTCACCCCTGACCTGCTGCCCGCCGACATCACCGGCACCGAGATTTATCGTCCGGAAACCGGCAGTTTCGTGTTCCAGCAAGGCCCTATCTTCCACAACCTGGTGCTCGCCGACGAAATCAACCGCGCGCCGGCCAAGGTGCAATCTGCCTTGCTGGAGGCCATGGCCGAGCGTCAGGTCAGCGTCGGGCGCAGCACTTACGACCTGTCGCCGCTGTTTCTGGTGATGGCGACGCAGAACCCCATCGAGCAGGAAGGCACCTACCCGCTGCCCGAGGCGCAGCTCGATCGTTTTCTCATGCACGTCAAAATTGGTTTTCCGGACGCCACCGTCGAACGCAAGATTCTCCAGCAGGCCCGGGGCGAAGCGCTCAACGGCGAGACCAAGCCGGAACGGCGGGTCAGCCAGCAGGCGATTTTTGCCGCGCGCAAGGAAATCCTCGGTCTGTACATGGCCGATGCCGTTGAGGAATATCTGGTGCAACTGGTGATGGCGACCCGCACGCCGGCCAAGTTCGATGCCGAGCTGGCCGAGTGGATCGGTTATGGCGCGAGCCCGCGGGGCTCGATTTCCCTGGACCGCTGCGCCCGGGCCCACGCCTGGCTGGCCGGGCGCGATTTCGTCAGCCCGGAAGACATCCAGGCGATGGTGTTCGACGTGTTGCGCCACCGCATCATTCTGTCGTTCGAAGCGGAAGCGGCGGGCATTGATCAAGACCGCGTGATCCAGCGCATTCTCGACGTTGTGGCCGTCGCCTGA